The Corallococcus caeni genome includes a region encoding these proteins:
- a CDS encoding ion transporter, producing the protein MNRPSEQSPPSGFRARLHTVIFEADTPAGRAFDIALLWAIVFSVVAVMLESVAQVRAGYGHWLHIAEWIFTVLFALEYVLRLVAVRQPLHYARSFFGVVDLMALLPSFLSVLFPGAQTLLVIRVLRLLRVFRILKLGHLLGQAEVLLTALRASRPKIIVFLGTVLSIDVIMGAVMYMVEGEAHGFDSIPRSMYWAIVTMTTVGFGDITPKTVLGQFLASILMVMGYGIIAVPTGIVSVELAAAARQSLDTQACPGCGAQGHDPDARYCKRCGTALDWAPSRPTG; encoded by the coding sequence GTGAACCGCCCGTCCGAACAGAGCCCCCCGAGCGGCTTCCGTGCCCGCCTGCACACCGTCATCTTCGAAGCGGACACCCCGGCGGGGAGGGCGTTCGACATCGCCCTGCTCTGGGCCATCGTGTTCAGCGTGGTGGCGGTGATGCTGGAGAGCGTCGCGCAGGTGCGCGCGGGCTACGGCCACTGGCTGCACATCGCCGAGTGGATCTTCACGGTCCTCTTCGCGCTGGAGTACGTGCTGCGGCTCGTCGCCGTCCGCCAGCCGCTGCACTACGCGCGCAGCTTCTTCGGCGTCGTGGACCTGATGGCGCTGTTGCCGTCGTTCCTGAGCGTGCTGTTCCCCGGCGCGCAGACGCTGCTGGTCATCCGCGTGCTGCGCCTGCTGCGCGTCTTCCGCATCCTCAAGCTGGGGCACCTGCTGGGTCAGGCGGAGGTGCTGCTCACGGCGCTGCGCGCGAGCCGCCCGAAGATCATCGTCTTCCTGGGCACGGTGCTGAGCATCGACGTCATCATGGGCGCCGTCATGTACATGGTGGAGGGCGAGGCGCACGGCTTCGACAGCATCCCCCGGTCCATGTACTGGGCCATCGTGACGATGACGACGGTGGGCTTCGGGGACATCACGCCCAAGACGGTGCTGGGGCAGTTCCTCGCGTCCATCCTGATGGTGATGGGCTACGGCATCATCGCGGTGCCCACGGGCATCGTGTCGGTGGAGCTCGCTGCCGCCGCGCGTCAGTCCCTGGACACGCAGGCCTGCCCGGGCTGTGGCGCACAGGGTCATGACCCGGATGCGCGCTATTGCAAACGCTGCGGCACGGCACTGGACTGGGCCCCCTCGCGGCCCACCGGGTGA
- a CDS encoding DUF4159 domain-containing protein, with the protein MPVRSLSRRNLLLATSALVPLLSRRAAAFGEKSRFIPAVARHGGRWDVRLSGLRRLAWELQRRTSVEVIPDARPFALSSPDLFEYPFLYFGGDGAFPALSDAEVSNLRRYLTYGGFVFGDANDGSDGDGFDASFRREMARVLPQSPLKEAPGTHVVFKSFFLLDAAPGRLLHKPLPLVASVGKRAAVIYSQNDVAGAWSRSESGDYEFDVSPGGEPQRELAIRLGINLCMYALCLDYKDDAVHLPLILNKRR; encoded by the coding sequence ATGCCCGTGCGGTCCCTCTCCCGTCGAAACCTGCTCCTCGCCACGTCCGCGCTCGTCCCGCTGCTGTCCCGGCGTGCGGCCGCCTTCGGTGAGAAGAGCCGCTTCATCCCCGCCGTGGCCCGGCACGGGGGCCGCTGGGACGTCCGGCTGTCGGGCCTGCGCCGGCTCGCGTGGGAGCTGCAGCGGCGCACGTCCGTGGAGGTCATCCCGGACGCGCGCCCGTTCGCGCTGAGCAGCCCGGACCTCTTCGAGTACCCCTTCCTCTACTTCGGAGGGGACGGGGCCTTCCCCGCGCTGAGTGACGCGGAGGTGTCCAACCTGCGCCGCTACCTCACGTACGGCGGCTTCGTGTTCGGGGACGCCAACGACGGCAGCGACGGGGACGGCTTCGACGCCAGCTTCCGCCGGGAGATGGCGCGCGTGCTGCCGCAGAGCCCGCTGAAGGAGGCGCCGGGGACGCACGTCGTCTTCAAGTCCTTCTTCCTGCTGGACGCGGCGCCGGGGCGCCTGTTGCACAAGCCGCTGCCGCTGGTGGCGAGCGTGGGCAAGCGCGCGGCGGTCATCTATTCGCAGAACGACGTGGCGGGCGCGTGGAGCCGCAGCGAGTCCGGCGACTACGAGTTCGACGTGTCCCCCGGCGGCGAGCCGCAGCGCGAGCTGGCCATCCGCCTGGGCATCAACCTGTGCATGTACGCGCTCTGCCTGGACTACAAGGACGACGCCGTGCACCTGCCCCTCATCCTCAACAAGCGGCGCTGA
- a CDS encoding beta-ketoacyl synthase N-terminal-like domain-containing protein codes for MRRVGIFGWGVVAPRSPNIEAFAKNLESSETWLTPFNGFGPDNFLVGTPTFNLADYKPWIDARFPANRFSQLERKMGQPTQYAIGAFIQSLAQNPGIEKELQELGTKAHVYVGTGLGDLPTIQNISLDLYRAQRRWDRFWASPERNGALREWRETREPLPGLPPEPSTIEEVERDRAEDDWWHFWAGRSPELREYLEELREIEAIGVPDEGDVESAKLAVIKEKRTRNGRLQKKWNAPEPPWNAVSSNVLWNIHNTPASQVSMLGQITGMTFAPVAACSSFGYGLKLAMNAIRLGEAKAVVLGMTDAAPNPLVVGGFYNARVISADAAVSKPLTALRGTHIAGGAVVWVVGDYEHFTQKGFKALGLEPVAVGVTADADHIITPSKEGPTLAIREALGAAGCQPQDVGSWDLHATATPGDFLEVQNLRDVLPESVLITARKGTFGHGMSAGGGWELTAQYLGAQAGKVFPTPLAAPELNKQIAKVHGRFVFNQEAAAPEGCSGKLSMGVGGINACIISRPWK; via the coding sequence GTGCGCAGAGTCGGAATCTTCGGCTGGGGCGTGGTCGCCCCGCGTTCCCCCAACATCGAGGCCTTCGCGAAGAACCTCGAGTCGTCCGAGACCTGGCTGACCCCCTTCAACGGCTTCGGTCCGGACAACTTCCTCGTCGGCACGCCCACGTTCAACCTGGCGGACTACAAGCCGTGGATTGACGCGCGCTTCCCCGCCAACCGCTTCTCCCAGTTGGAGCGGAAGATGGGGCAGCCCACGCAATACGCCATCGGCGCCTTCATCCAGTCGCTCGCGCAGAACCCGGGCATTGAAAAAGAGCTCCAGGAGCTGGGCACCAAGGCCCACGTCTACGTGGGCACCGGCCTGGGGGATTTGCCCACCATCCAGAACATCTCCCTGGACCTCTACCGCGCCCAGCGCCGGTGGGACCGCTTCTGGGCCTCCCCGGAGAGGAACGGCGCCCTGCGCGAGTGGCGTGAGACGCGCGAGCCCCTGCCCGGCCTGCCCCCGGAGCCCTCCACGATTGAAGAGGTGGAGCGCGACAGGGCGGAGGACGACTGGTGGCACTTCTGGGCCGGCCGCTCGCCGGAGCTGCGCGAGTACCTGGAGGAGCTGCGCGAGATTGAAGCCATTGGCGTGCCCGACGAGGGCGACGTGGAGTCCGCCAAGCTGGCCGTCATCAAGGAGAAGCGCACGCGCAACGGGCGCCTGCAGAAGAAGTGGAACGCGCCCGAGCCGCCGTGGAACGCCGTGTCCTCCAACGTGCTGTGGAACATCCACAACACGCCCGCGTCCCAGGTGTCCATGCTGGGCCAGATTACGGGCATGACGTTCGCCCCGGTGGCCGCGTGCTCGTCCTTCGGCTACGGCCTGAAGCTGGCCATGAACGCCATCCGCCTGGGTGAGGCGAAGGCCGTCGTGCTGGGCATGACGGACGCGGCGCCCAACCCGCTGGTGGTGGGCGGCTTCTACAACGCGCGCGTCATCTCCGCGGACGCGGCCGTGTCCAAGCCCCTCACCGCCCTGCGCGGCACGCACATCGCCGGCGGCGCGGTGGTGTGGGTGGTGGGCGACTACGAGCACTTCACGCAGAAGGGCTTCAAGGCGCTGGGCCTGGAGCCCGTGGCCGTGGGCGTCACCGCGGACGCGGACCACATCATCACCCCGTCCAAGGAGGGCCCCACCCTGGCCATCCGCGAGGCGCTGGGCGCCGCGGGCTGCCAGCCCCAGGACGTGGGCAGCTGGGACCTGCACGCCACCGCCACCCCGGGCGACTTCCTGGAGGTGCAGAACCTGCGCGACGTGCTGCCGGAGTCCGTGCTGATTACCGCGCGCAAGGGCACCTTCGGCCACGGCATGTCCGCGGGCGGCGGCTGGGAGCTCACGGCGCAGTACCTGGGCGCGCAAGCCGGCAAGGTGTTCCCCACGCCGCTGGCCGCGCCGGAGCTCAACAAGCAGATCGCCAAGGTGCACGGCCGCTTCGTCTTCAACCAGGAAGCGGCGGCGCCCGAGGGGTGCTCGGGCAAGCTGTCCATGGGCGTGGGCGGCATCAACGCCTGCATCATCTCCCGGCCCTGGAAGTAG
- a CDS encoding N-6 DNA methylase, with translation MARAIDTPELDEERLVHQFPGIDRKAVGAFYTPAPIVERTLALALSHLGDGPLTVVDPACGAGAFLAAAARHRPDARLCGLELDAGVARLCQDRVTGADVRVGDALRGGLEPLLAETPEGHAELWVGNPPYNGTSAVLKDAACYARLRALVPLAMPPGTSLRDDFAFFLLVAMKRLTARPGVLAFITPASLLESFIYAPLRHALLDALHLREVVDLGPGIFTGTQVRTCITVWTSRSGADAPAPRHEHKGVGQCFTPEPPEWRLSPIAREAAALDADWRARGEPLTTLIPVSLPGVKTRFDELLVDADRERLLARLHAFCAATQDTLEDFAREYHLEPALLPKLRALKKGPALEVDASHVRPFFRYGGARHRGALPPEAKAFCYLDRRLIPRGDHRLRGPYDPHQDAVKLLFNVRELPLSAALLEEPGCVHDHRHARFAPLYVPQRIRDEGLGITRGARSRDSLGPLVPNLSPRGSAWAQGLGGPEAAFRAVMRFLNGAPVQRVWAPAFGASRVVPVPLEGPLPE, from the coding sequence ATGGCCCGCGCCATCGACACGCCCGAGCTGGACGAGGAACGGCTGGTCCACCAGTTCCCCGGCATCGACCGCAAGGCGGTGGGCGCGTTCTACACGCCCGCGCCCATCGTGGAGCGCACGCTGGCGCTCGCGCTGTCACACCTGGGGGACGGGCCGCTCACGGTGGTGGACCCGGCCTGTGGCGCGGGGGCCTTCCTCGCCGCCGCCGCGCGGCACCGTCCGGACGCGAGGCTGTGCGGCCTGGAGCTGGATGCCGGCGTGGCCCGCCTGTGCCAGGACCGCGTGACGGGCGCGGACGTGCGCGTGGGCGACGCGCTCCGGGGCGGGCTGGAGCCGCTGCTCGCGGAGACGCCGGAGGGGCACGCGGAGTTGTGGGTGGGCAACCCGCCCTACAACGGCACGTCCGCGGTGCTGAAGGACGCGGCCTGCTACGCGCGGCTGCGCGCCCTGGTGCCGCTGGCCATGCCCCCGGGCACGAGCCTGCGCGACGACTTCGCGTTCTTCCTCCTCGTCGCCATGAAGCGGCTGACGGCACGGCCGGGAGTGCTGGCCTTCATCACGCCCGCGAGCCTGCTGGAGTCGTTCATCTACGCGCCGCTGCGCCACGCGCTGCTGGACGCGCTGCACCTGCGCGAGGTGGTGGACCTGGGCCCGGGCATCTTCACGGGCACGCAGGTGCGCACGTGCATCACCGTGTGGACGTCCCGCTCCGGCGCGGACGCCCCCGCGCCCCGCCATGAACACAAGGGCGTGGGCCAGTGCTTCACGCCCGAGCCTCCCGAGTGGCGGCTCTCCCCCATCGCGCGGGAGGCCGCCGCGCTGGACGCGGACTGGAGGGCGCGGGGCGAACCGCTCACCACGCTCATCCCCGTGAGCCTGCCCGGGGTGAAGACGCGCTTCGACGAGCTGCTGGTGGACGCGGACCGGGAGCGGCTGCTCGCGCGCCTGCACGCCTTCTGCGCCGCGACGCAGGACACGCTGGAGGACTTCGCGCGGGAGTACCACCTGGAGCCCGCGCTGCTGCCCAAGCTGCGCGCACTGAAGAAGGGCCCCGCGCTGGAGGTGGACGCAAGCCACGTGCGCCCGTTCTTCCGCTACGGCGGCGCGAGGCACCGGGGCGCGCTGCCGCCGGAGGCGAAGGCGTTCTGCTACCTGGACCGGCGGTTGATTCCGCGAGGAGACCACCGGCTGCGCGGTCCGTATGATCCGCACCAGGACGCGGTGAAGCTGCTGTTCAACGTGCGCGAGCTGCCCCTGTCCGCGGCGCTGCTGGAGGAGCCCGGCTGCGTGCACGACCACCGCCACGCGCGCTTCGCGCCACTGTACGTGCCCCAGCGCATCCGGGACGAGGGGCTGGGCATCACGAGGGGCGCGAGGTCCCGCGACTCCCTGGGCCCGCTGGTGCCCAACCTGTCACCCCGGGGGAGCGCCTGGGCGCAAGGGCTGGGCGGCCCGGAGGCGGCGTTCCGCGCGGTGATGCGCTTCCTGAACGGAGCGCCGGTGCAGCGGGTGTGGGCGCCCGCGTTCGGAGCGTCCCGCGTGGTGCCGGTGCCGCTGGAGGGGCCGCTGCCGGAGTGA
- a CDS encoding sigma-70 family RNA polymerase sigma factor, whose product MANGRKRTNGPAAPRPRAKRPAASARPESARETAPGAPDEEVEETSQDPDALEPDLAELNEAEAEIEEVATPARPVRPATLVKAEGAAITNRDPLQAYMAEVTRHPLLTREEEHRLAKEYQATGDVRAAYRLVASNLRLVVKLAHEYHRNPLSLLDLVQEGNIGLMQAVKKYDPDRGVKLSSYAAWWIRAYILRYIMDNWKMVKLGTTEAQRKLFFKLRQEQEKLVSQGFEASPRLLAERLNVTEQDVVEMDQRLGHDEMSLDAPLGNDGDSGATRADRYLPSNAVPADERLGSEQLKALFRENLNAFAQTLEGKERYIFEHRLTADEPLTLQDIGDKYGVSRERARQIEAALINRMREFMRERIPDFDMVAVPKG is encoded by the coding sequence ATGGCGAATGGGAGGAAGAGAACCAATGGTCCGGCCGCCCCCCGGCCCCGCGCGAAGCGTCCCGCGGCCTCCGCCCGTCCGGAGTCCGCCCGGGAGACCGCCCCAGGGGCTCCGGATGAAGAGGTGGAAGAAACCAGCCAGGACCCGGACGCCCTGGAGCCGGACCTGGCGGAATTGAACGAGGCGGAGGCGGAAATCGAGGAGGTGGCCACCCCGGCCCGCCCCGTGCGCCCCGCCACCCTGGTGAAGGCGGAAGGCGCCGCCATCACCAATCGGGACCCCCTCCAGGCCTACATGGCCGAGGTGACGCGCCACCCCCTGCTCACCCGGGAGGAGGAGCACCGGCTGGCCAAGGAGTACCAGGCCACGGGGGACGTCCGGGCGGCCTACCGCCTGGTGGCCTCCAACCTGAGACTCGTGGTGAAACTGGCCCACGAGTACCACCGCAACCCCCTGTCGCTGCTGGACCTGGTGCAGGAGGGCAACATCGGGCTGATGCAGGCGGTGAAGAAGTACGACCCGGACCGGGGCGTGAAGCTCAGCTCCTACGCCGCCTGGTGGATCCGCGCCTACATCCTCCGCTACATCATGGACAACTGGAAGATGGTGAAGCTGGGGACCACCGAGGCCCAGCGGAAGCTCTTCTTCAAGCTGCGCCAGGAGCAGGAGAAGCTCGTCTCGCAGGGCTTCGAGGCCAGCCCGCGCCTCTTGGCGGAGCGCCTCAACGTCACCGAGCAGGACGTGGTGGAGATGGACCAGCGGCTGGGGCACGACGAGATGTCCCTCGACGCGCCGCTGGGCAATGACGGGGACTCAGGCGCCACCCGGGCGGACCGCTACCTGCCGTCCAACGCGGTGCCCGCCGACGAGCGCCTGGGCAGCGAGCAGCTCAAGGCCCTGTTCCGGGAGAACCTCAACGCCTTCGCCCAGACGCTGGAGGGCAAGGAGCGCTACATCTTCGAGCACCGCCTCACCGCGGACGAACCGCTCACGCTCCAGGACATCGGCGACAAGTACGGCGTCAGCCGCGAGCGCGCCCGGCAGATTGAGGCGGCCCTCATCAACCGGATGCGCGAGTTCATGCGCGAGCGCATCCCGGACTTCGACATGGTGGCGGTGCCCAAGGGCTGA
- a CDS encoding glutamine amidotransferase: MNSPSFNAWKLVSLSPLPVWALVLLGVGLVLGIALAAWGVRREPSRGRKLLLWGLRLGAGVAAFFFLLEPGIRHLQVARMKNRVAVLVDRSASMNFPSEPGGPTRSAQVAAFLEKAAPTFASWQDRFTVEVYGVDPELAPVTAAQLAQEPARAGTTDLLAALRAAASGGQGSRKLSGVLLFSDGADNTELKAGAVGRARAALTDLGVPVSTFLVGQEALKDLSVEGLKVDDFAFVRNSLTVEVEIHGRGFSGQDIPVVLSQEGKTVASKLVRMTTGDDVKPVSFTFTPDQTGRFVYTVTVPTFPDEAVSDNNSRSFTLKVIRDRVRVLLVVGRPSWDERFLRGLLKQDANVDLVSFYILRTLSDDPGVSNERELSLIPFPMEEIFDTKLHTFDVVIFQNFGYSDPSLSIAEYERNLERYIHEGGAFVMIGGDSVLGEGRAAMPTLMEALPVEAAGPANADPFKPRLTPEGLRHPVTSIGTGAASTEATWGELAPIPGANLTRARPGATVLMDHPFMTVDGKNAPLVSVWDYGRGRAMVVATDATWSWAFTAHREGSPNRAYDRFWGNALRWLVRDPDLTTLKVTADPPSVEPGRPVGVVVQARMADYQPAEGAQVRVELFSVATQKPVAVQTGTTGADGVVRVEFAPPAPGPYKLLASAKKGETDLGKGEDAVAVRAVGPELSDASVRPELMEQIASVTEGKAYKLPRDGMPDVPLLDPPVVEVGRAKDQPLWDRWYYLVALIALLGAEWFARRRFGYV; this comes from the coding sequence ATGAACTCCCCGTCCTTCAACGCGTGGAAGCTCGTCAGCCTGTCGCCCCTGCCCGTCTGGGCGCTGGTGCTGCTGGGCGTGGGGCTGGTGCTGGGCATCGCGCTGGCGGCGTGGGGCGTGCGCCGCGAGCCGTCCCGGGGCCGCAAGCTGCTCCTGTGGGGCCTGCGCCTGGGCGCGGGCGTGGCGGCGTTCTTCTTCCTCCTGGAGCCCGGCATCCGGCACCTGCAGGTGGCGCGGATGAAGAACCGGGTGGCGGTGCTGGTGGACCGCAGCGCGTCCATGAACTTCCCGTCGGAGCCGGGCGGGCCCACGCGCAGCGCGCAGGTGGCCGCGTTCCTGGAGAAGGCGGCGCCCACGTTCGCGTCCTGGCAGGACCGCTTCACGGTGGAGGTGTACGGCGTGGATCCGGAGCTCGCTCCGGTGACGGCCGCGCAGCTGGCCCAGGAGCCCGCGCGGGCGGGCACGACGGACCTGCTCGCGGCGCTGAGGGCCGCGGCGTCCGGCGGGCAGGGGTCGCGCAAGCTGTCCGGGGTGCTCCTGTTCAGCGACGGCGCGGACAACACGGAGCTGAAGGCCGGCGCGGTGGGCCGGGCGCGGGCCGCGCTCACGGACCTGGGCGTGCCGGTGTCCACGTTCCTGGTGGGCCAGGAGGCGCTGAAGGACCTGTCGGTGGAGGGGCTGAAGGTGGATGACTTCGCCTTCGTGCGCAACTCGCTGACGGTGGAGGTGGAGATCCACGGGCGCGGGTTCTCCGGGCAGGACATCCCCGTCGTCTTGAGCCAGGAGGGCAAGACGGTGGCGAGCAAGCTGGTGCGGATGACCACCGGCGACGACGTGAAGCCGGTGTCCTTCACCTTCACGCCGGACCAGACGGGGCGGTTCGTCTACACGGTGACGGTGCCCACGTTCCCGGACGAGGCGGTGAGCGACAACAACAGCCGCTCGTTCACGCTGAAAGTCATTCGCGACCGCGTGCGCGTGCTGCTGGTGGTGGGCCGGCCGTCGTGGGACGAGCGCTTCCTGCGCGGGCTGCTCAAGCAGGACGCGAACGTGGACCTGGTGTCGTTCTACATCCTGCGCACGCTGTCGGACGACCCGGGCGTGTCGAACGAGCGGGAGCTGTCGCTCATCCCGTTCCCCATGGAGGAGATCTTCGACACGAAGCTGCACACGTTCGACGTCGTCATCTTCCAGAACTTCGGTTACTCGGACCCCTCGCTGTCCATCGCGGAGTACGAGCGCAACCTGGAGCGCTACATCCACGAGGGCGGCGCGTTCGTGATGATTGGCGGCGACAGCGTGCTGGGCGAAGGGCGCGCGGCGATGCCCACGCTGATGGAGGCGCTGCCGGTGGAGGCGGCGGGGCCCGCGAACGCGGATCCGTTCAAGCCCCGGCTCACGCCGGAGGGCCTGCGGCATCCGGTGACGTCCATTGGCACGGGCGCGGCGAGCACGGAGGCCACGTGGGGGGAGCTGGCTCCCATTCCGGGCGCGAACCTGACGCGGGCGCGGCCGGGGGCGACGGTGCTGATGGACCACCCGTTCATGACGGTGGACGGGAAGAACGCGCCGCTCGTGTCGGTGTGGGACTACGGGCGGGGCCGGGCGATGGTGGTGGCGACGGACGCGACGTGGTCGTGGGCGTTCACGGCGCACCGGGAGGGCTCTCCGAACCGGGCGTATGACCGCTTCTGGGGCAATGCGCTGCGGTGGCTGGTGCGCGACCCGGACCTGACGACGCTGAAGGTGACGGCGGATCCGCCGTCGGTGGAGCCGGGGCGTCCGGTGGGCGTGGTGGTGCAGGCGCGGATGGCGGACTACCAGCCGGCGGAGGGCGCGCAGGTGAGGGTGGAGCTGTTCTCCGTGGCGACGCAGAAGCCGGTGGCGGTGCAGACGGGCACGACGGGCGCGGACGGCGTGGTGCGGGTGGAGTTCGCGCCGCCGGCGCCGGGGCCGTACAAGCTGCTCGCGTCAGCGAAGAAGGGCGAGACGGACCTGGGCAAGGGCGAGGACGCGGTGGCGGTGCGCGCGGTGGGCCCGGAGCTGTCGGACGCGTCGGTGCGGCCGGAGCTGATGGAGCAGATCGCCAGCGTCACGGAGGGCAAGGCGTACAAGCTGCCGCGTGACGGGATGCCGGACGTTCCGCTGTTGGATCCGCCGGTGGTGGAGGTGGGGCGCGCGAAGGACCAGCCGCTGTGGGACCGCTGGTACTACCTCGTGGCGCTCATCGCGCTGCTCGGCGCGGAGTGGTTCGCGCGGCGGCGGTTCGGGTACGTGTAG
- a CDS encoding ABC transporter ATP-binding protein has product MGRLLRLAGPLQGLFMVVLLFAAASAVLRVVGAHYLGRLLATAMSGDSRGLGHYATGGALITLGSCGVFFLRQFLAGAFVQRLLARLRQRMATSLGSASADAMNVTHSGDVLSRLSGDTTLLEQLFKENLPDLLTRSLAAVLAMLYMVSHDWGLTLAALLPTPVLLLAAEHVSRPLKAMGQQAQEALGRMNVVAREALSDGALVRGACMQQGFMSRYQEEQARWLDAGLRQGAQTGLLYSVGLALSLMPWLVLFCVGGYRVLHEDLDLGLLFSFLNLLGALSFPMQEMPRLLGQIRSKLTAAERVWNIVDLPPRPTGGARASLDSEPLVEFRDVTFSYPGRERPALEGINLRVRRGQKVALVGGSGSGKSTVLRLLLGDFTPSSGEILISGKPLHTLGAESLREQCAVMGQDVFLFDTTIRENLRLGSLGASDEALRAAASMAFADTFIQALPLQYDTPVGEAGGRLSGGQRQQLAMARALVRDAPLVLIDEGTSALDPQLESRLHAEVFARNPRKAFIVVAHRLSAIRDADCIYVFEGERIIESGSHDELLTRGGRYAVLCRAQTWRQEEANG; this is encoded by the coding sequence ATGGGGCGCCTGCTGAGACTCGCGGGTCCGCTGCAAGGCCTCTTCATGGTCGTGCTGCTCTTCGCGGCTGCCTCGGCGGTCCTCAGGGTGGTGGGTGCCCACTATCTGGGACGCCTCCTGGCGACCGCCATGTCTGGGGATTCTCGGGGGCTGGGCCATTACGCCACCGGCGGCGCCCTCATCACTCTGGGGAGCTGTGGCGTGTTCTTCCTGCGCCAGTTCCTGGCGGGAGCCTTCGTCCAACGCCTGTTGGCCAGACTCCGGCAGCGCATGGCCACGAGCCTGGGAAGCGCATCCGCCGATGCGATGAATGTAACGCATTCGGGCGATGTCCTCTCGCGCCTGTCTGGCGATACGACACTGCTTGAGCAGCTCTTCAAGGAGAACCTTCCGGATCTGCTCACCCGCTCGCTCGCGGCGGTCCTGGCGATGCTCTACATGGTCAGCCATGACTGGGGGTTGACCCTCGCCGCGCTCCTTCCCACGCCGGTGCTGCTCCTGGCTGCGGAGCACGTCAGCAGGCCGCTGAAGGCCATGGGCCAGCAGGCGCAGGAGGCCCTGGGAAGGATGAACGTGGTAGCGCGCGAAGCGCTCTCCGACGGGGCCCTGGTGCGCGGAGCCTGCATGCAGCAGGGCTTCATGTCCCGCTACCAGGAGGAGCAGGCCCGCTGGCTGGACGCGGGGCTCCGTCAGGGCGCGCAGACCGGCTTGCTGTATTCGGTGGGGCTGGCGCTGTCGTTGATGCCCTGGCTGGTCCTCTTCTGTGTCGGCGGCTATCGGGTCCTACACGAGGACCTCGACCTCGGCCTGCTGTTCTCGTTCCTGAACCTCCTGGGCGCGCTCTCGTTCCCGATGCAGGAGATGCCACGGCTGCTGGGGCAGATCCGCTCGAAGCTTACGGCGGCGGAGCGCGTATGGAACATCGTGGACCTTCCGCCTCGGCCGACGGGGGGCGCGCGGGCCTCGCTGGACTCCGAGCCGCTCGTCGAGTTCCGGGACGTCACCTTCTCCTATCCGGGGCGGGAGAGACCGGCCCTCGAAGGAATCAACCTTCGCGTGCGGCGGGGCCAGAAGGTGGCCCTGGTCGGAGGCAGTGGCTCCGGAAAGTCCACGGTCCTCCGACTGCTCCTGGGGGACTTCACGCCTTCAAGCGGCGAAATCCTCATCTCCGGCAAGCCCCTGCATACGCTCGGCGCGGAGTCGCTCCGCGAGCAGTGCGCCGTGATGGGGCAGGACGTGTTCCTCTTCGATACGACCATCCGGGAGAACCTGCGGCTGGGCTCCCTGGGCGCCAGCGACGAGGCTCTTCGCGCGGCGGCCTCAATGGCCTTCGCCGACACCTTCATCCAGGCTCTTCCTCTTCAGTACGACACCCCGGTGGGCGAGGCCGGAGGACGCCTGTCGGGAGGGCAGCGCCAGCAACTCGCCATGGCGCGCGCACTCGTGCGGGACGCGCCCCTGGTCCTCATCGACGAGGGCACGTCCGCGCTGGATCCGCAGCTTGAGTCCCGGCTCCACGCCGAGGTCTTCGCCCGCAACCCTCGCAAGGCCTTCATCGTGGTGGCCCACCGCTTGAGCGCCATCCGGGATGCCGACTGCATCTACGTCTTCGAAGGGGAGCGCATCATCGAAAGCGGCTCCCACGATGAGCTCCTGACACGGGGAGGGCGGTATGCCGTGCTCTGCCGCGCCCAGACGTGGCGTCAGGAGGAAGCGAATGGCTAG
- a CDS encoding superoxide dismutase family protein, producing the protein MTIRPLLVAAALLSTPALAQDAGTMGPSDAGTKPAPKKGETVKAMLKDAQGKDVGEVTLEQAPKGVLVKGTLMNLPAGEHAFHIHETGKCEAPDFKTAGGHFNPTKKQHGALSPKGQHAGDMPNLYVPQDGKVQFDVFIADLKVKSLLDKDGSAVMVHAKLDDYHTDPTGDAGGRIACGVVEKAQ; encoded by the coding sequence ATGACGATCCGCCCCCTGCTGGTTGCCGCCGCCCTCCTCTCCACGCCCGCCCTGGCCCAGGACGCCGGGACGATGGGGCCCTCGGACGCGGGCACGAAGCCCGCGCCCAAGAAGGGCGAGACGGTGAAGGCGATGCTGAAGGACGCGCAGGGCAAGGACGTGGGCGAGGTGACGCTGGAGCAGGCGCCCAAGGGCGTGCTGGTGAAGGGCACGCTGATGAACCTGCCCGCGGGCGAGCACGCCTTCCACATCCACGAGACGGGCAAGTGCGAGGCGCCGGACTTCAAGACGGCGGGCGGCCACTTCAACCCGACGAAGAAGCAGCACGGCGCGCTGTCGCCCAAGGGTCAGCACGCCGGTGACATGCCGAACCTCTACGTCCCCCAGGACGGCAAGGTGCAGTTCGACGTCTTCATCGCGGACCTGAAGGTGAAGTCGCTGCTCGACAAGGACGGCTCCGCCGTCATGGTGCACGCCAAGCTGGACGACTACCACACCGACCCCACCGGCGACGCCGGCGGCCGCATCGCCTGCGGCGTGGTGGAGAAGGCACAGTAG
- a CDS encoding DUF2379 family protein, with the protein MAKGGQTEPSAPGSPGSDAVRAAWARKDAGDVAGARKDAERILAGSPSPEDRERAEDLLRATATPRALYGYALLGAVILAVLLGLALTRYS; encoded by the coding sequence ATGGCGAAAGGCGGACAGACGGAGCCCAGCGCCCCCGGCTCCCCGGGCTCCGACGCCGTGCGCGCCGCCTGGGCCCGCAAGGACGCCGGTGACGTGGCCGGTGCCCGGAAGGACGCCGAGCGCATCCTCGCGGGCAGCCCGTCCCCGGAAGACCGCGAACGGGCGGAGGACCTGCTGCGCGCCACCGCCACGCCCCGCGCCCTGTACGGGTACGCGCTCCTGGGCGCCGTCATCCTGGCGGTGCTGCTGGGGCTTGCCCTGACCCGCTATTCCTGA